A window of the Acidobacteriota bacterium genome harbors these coding sequences:
- a CDS encoding inorganic phosphate transporter: MGGEILSILPVLILILGAEFVNGWTDAPNAIATVISTRVLSPYSAVVMASVLNILGALSGTAVAFTIGKGIVKMDIINTNTVASAMVGIIIWSTLAWYYGLPTSESHALISGLAGAGLAQAGPSVLLWEGWRKVLIGLSFSTFLGFLGGLGIMFGLYWLLRKGSPEFIRKIFGKLQIFSAAFMAFSHGSNDGQKFMGAFSLTLVLGGVFHEFHVPIWVILICAITMGIGTALGGWRIVKTMGLRLTKLEPIHGFSAETSAALAIEFASRLGIPLSTTHTINTAIMGVGTTRRLSGVRWGVGKEIVTAWILTFPVCGIIAWTVTKILNFIL; encoded by the coding sequence ATGGGTGGAGAGATTTTATCTATTCTTCCTGTTCTTATCTTAATCTTAGGAGCTGAATTCGTAAATGGATGGACTGATGCTCCCAATGCTATTGCAACCGTTATTTCAACAAGAGTTCTTTCCCCTTATAGTGCTGTAGTAATGGCAAGTGTATTAAACATATTGGGGGCATTATCAGGTACTGCTGTTGCTTTTACTATCGGAAAAGGAATCGTAAAAATGGATATTATCAATACTAACACAGTAGCTTCAGCTATGGTTGGTATTATCATATGGAGCACACTCGCCTGGTATTATGGTCTTCCCACGAGTGAAAGTCATGCCCTTATATCAGGACTCGCTGGAGCCGGACTTGCACAAGCAGGGCCTTCGGTTCTTCTCTGGGAAGGATGGAGAAAAGTTTTAATAGGTTTATCTTTCTCCACATTTTTGGGTTTTCTTGGCGGTCTTGGAATAATGTTTGGTCTTTACTGGTTGTTACGAAAGGGTAGTCCAGAATTCATAAGAAAAATATTTGGAAAATTACAGATTTTTTCAGCGGCGTTTATGGCATTCAGCCATGGAAGTAATGATGGCCAGAAGTTTATGGGCGCATTTTCTTTAACCCTTGTTCTGGGAGGTGTTTTTCATGAGTTTCATGTACCTATCTGGGTCATTTTAATATGTGCTATTACGATGGGAATTGGTACAGCATTAGGAGGATGGAGAATTGTAAAGACCATGGGTCTTCGTTTGACAAAATTAGAACCAATTCATGGCTTTTCTGCTGAAACATCAGCGGCTTTAGCCATAGAGTTTGCATCCAGGCTTGGAATTCCTCTAAGCACTACTCATACGATTAACACTGCGATTATGGGTGTTGGAACAACAAGAAGGCTTTCAGGAGTGAGATGGGGGGTTGGTAAAGAGATCGTTACAGCTTGGATTTTAACTTTTCCAGTTTGTGGGATAATTGCATGGACAGTTACAAAAATTTTAAATTTCATTTTATAA
- a CDS encoding DUF47 family protein — MMKLLPKENIFFQLFEEQGENLLKLGVLLSELKENYVDLKIYSEKFKQLEHETDIVTHRIIERLNKTFITPIDREDIHSLAHELDEIVDFVEEAIFKIRLYKIERIHDEMIEFISTLIKSINEIVQALDLIKNKKNYKNILDICIKINSYENEGDRLMRDMMEKLLNNREEHDSFKFFTHKEIYESFEMALDKCEDIANIIEGIVIKNM; from the coding sequence ATGATGAAATTATTGCCCAAGGAAAATATATTTTTTCAACTTTTTGAAGAACAGGGAGAGAATCTTCTTAAGCTTGGAGTTTTGCTGAGTGAGTTGAAAGAAAATTACGTAGATTTAAAGATATATTCAGAAAAGTTCAAGCAGTTAGAACATGAGACTGACATAGTTACGCATAGAATTATAGAGAGATTGAACAAAACTTTTATCACACCAATTGACAGGGAGGATATTCATTCGTTAGCCCATGAACTCGATGAAATAGTAGATTTTGTTGAAGAGGCAATATTTAAAATAAGGCTTTATAAAATAGAGAGAATTCATGATGAAATGATAGAATTCATTTCTACATTGATTAAATCCATCAATGAAATAGTGCAGGCTTTGGATCTGATAAAAAATAAGAAAAATTACAAAAATATTCTTGATATATGTATAAAGATTAACAGCTATGAAAATGAGGGGGATAGATTGATGAGAGATATGATGGAGAAGTTATTAAATAACAGGGAAGAACACGATTCTTTCAAGTTCTTCACTCATAAAGAAATTTATGAGTCATTTGAAATGGCACTGGATAAATGTGAGGATATTGCTAATATCATCGAAGGAATTGTCATAAAGAACATGTAA
- the rnc gene encoding ribonuclease III translates to MKENTEELEKIIGWEFNDKSLLEEALTHSSYAFEKNIEDNEKLEFFGDSVFGYVVSEYIYKNYKNLTEGEMSKLKAIAVGMDTIFKLSKKLELGRYLILGKGEEKSKGRKKKRIVVSAFEALVGALSIDAGIELTRDFIIKLMGNFFSDFEKGMVKIEDPKSELQEYVQKSGLSLPEYRIIKEEGPNHLKVFYVELNIGEKKIAEGRGRSKKQAEQRAAKKALELLKKANQK, encoded by the coding sequence ATGAAAGAGAATACTGAAGAGTTAGAAAAAATAATCGGATGGGAATTTAACGATAAATCTTTATTGGAAGAAGCTCTTACCCATAGTTCTTATGCATTTGAAAAAAACATTGAAGATAATGAAAAATTGGAATTCTTCGGCGATTCAGTTTTTGGATATGTAGTCTCAGAATACATATATAAAAATTACAAAAATTTAACAGAGGGGGAGATGTCAAAGCTAAAAGCCATAGCTGTTGGGATGGATACCATTTTCAAACTGAGTAAGAAATTAGAACTTGGAAGATATCTTATTCTTGGAAAAGGCGAGGAAAAAAGTAAAGGAAGAAAGAAGAAAAGAATCGTTGTCAGTGCTTTCGAAGCTCTTGTGGGTGCTTTATCAATTGATGCAGGAATTGAACTCACAAGAGATTTCATCATTAAATTAATGGGAAATTTTTTCTCTGATTTTGAAAAAGGAATGGTTAAAATCGAGGATCCAAAATCAGAGCTTCAGGAATATGTTCAGAAATCTGGACTCTCCCTTCCAGAATATAGAATTATAAAAGAGGAAGGGCCTAATCATTTAAAGGTTTTTTATGTGGAATTGAACATAGGAGAGAAAAAAATTGCTGAGGGAAGGGGAAGATCAAAGAAGCAAGCTGAGCAGAGAGCCGCAAAGAAAGCTCTCGAATTATTAAAGAAAGCAAATCAAAAATAA
- a CDS encoding dihydroorotase, which produces MKLLIKNGRLIDPCSNIDDTLDILIEDGKIKEIKEKIQDKEAEVIDATRLVVCPGFIDIHTHLREPGREDEETIESGSQAAAAGGFTSICCMANTEPPNDKKEVTEFILRRSKEIGIVNVFPVASVTKGLKGEEITEMAELKENGAVAFSDDGVSVKDSLVLRRAMEWIKMLNSVLIEHPEDSILSDEGVMNEGYYSVNYGLKGIPSESEEIIVSRDVIIARMTGAKLHFAHISTKGGVEILREAKKKKIPVTAEVTPHHLILNESNLIPWESNHKMNPPLRSEEDRKYLIEALKDGTIDVIATDHAPHTEDEKAVEFNLAPFGVVGLETAVSLILDKLVHRGMITLQRMVDAISCRPAKILNLKGKGKIAVGYDGDLTLLNLQKEIIIDKNKFFSKGKNTPFHGWKLKGRTEITISGGRVVWMAKK; this is translated from the coding sequence ATGAAGCTTTTAATAAAGAATGGAAGGCTAATAGACCCTTGCTCGAATATCGATGATACTCTTGATATTCTGATCGAAGATGGGAAAATAAAAGAAATAAAAGAAAAAATTCAGGATAAAGAAGCTGAGGTGATAGATGCAACCAGGCTGGTTGTTTGTCCTGGGTTTATCGACATACATACTCATCTAAGGGAGCCGGGAAGAGAAGATGAAGAGACAATCGAATCAGGTTCACAGGCTGCAGCAGCTGGAGGGTTTACTTCAATTTGCTGTATGGCTAACACCGAGCCTCCAAACGATAAGAAAGAGGTTACGGAATTTATACTGAGAAGGTCAAAAGAAATAGGAATTGTAAATGTGTTTCCAGTTGCATCTGTCACAAAAGGGCTGAAAGGAGAAGAGATAACCGAGATGGCTGAGTTAAAGGAGAATGGAGCTGTCGCATTTTCGGATGATGGCGTTTCTGTGAAAGATTCTCTCGTTCTGAGAAGAGCGATGGAGTGGATAAAGATGTTAAATTCAGTGTTAATCGAGCATCCTGAGGATTCTATTCTATCTGATGAGGGAGTGATGAACGAAGGATATTATTCTGTCAATTATGGGCTGAAAGGAATACCTTCAGAGTCTGAAGAAATAATAGTTTCCCGAGATGTTATAATAGCGAGAATGACCGGTGCAAAGCTTCATTTCGCTCATATAAGCACAAAAGGTGGGGTGGAGATATTAAGAGAGGCCAAAAAGAAAAAAATCCCTGTAACAGCAGAAGTTACCCCCCATCATCTCATTTTAAATGAAAGTAATTTGATTCCATGGGAATCAAATCATAAGATGAACCCACCTCTCAGGAGTGAAGAGGATAGAAAGTATTTAATTGAAGCATTAAAAGATGGAACTATTGATGTTATCGCAACAGACCATGCACCTCATACGGAGGATGAAAAAGCAGTTGAATTTAATTTAGCTCCCTTTGGAGTGGTAGGACTTGAAACTGCAGTTTCATTAATTTTGGATAAACTTGTTCATAGAGGAATGATAACCCTTCAGAGAATGGTTGATGCTATTTCGTGCAGACCGGCAAAGATCCTGAATTTAAAGGGAAAGGGGAAAATTGCAGTGGGTTATGATGGAGATTTAACCCTTTTGAATCTTCAAAAAGAAATTATTATTGACAAGAATAAATTCTTTTCCAAGGGAAAGAACACTCCTTTTCATGGATGGAAACTGAAGGGAAGAACAGAAATAACAATATCAGGAGGAAGAGTTGTTTGGATGGCAAAGAAGTAG
- a CDS encoding aspartate carbamoyltransferase catalytic subunit: MNFSRKHLLGIEELSKEEILLILEESKSFFEISEREIKKVPPLRGKTVINLFFEPSTRTRSSFEIAAKRLSADLINFNASTSSLLKGETLKDTVLNLEAMRSDIIVLRHSYSYAAHFVASFCKSSVINAGDGSHEHPTQALLDGFTIREKKGKIEGLKVVIVGDILHSRVARSNIFLLTKLGAKVVLSGPPTLIPGYFERMGVQIEYNLDKALKDADVIMMLRIQLERQGKNFFSSLREYRNLYSLTKERMKIAKEDAIIMHPGPINRGLEISADLAESLSSVILEQVSNGVAVRMAVLYLLSGMREQ; this comes from the coding sequence TTGAATTTTTCAAGAAAACATCTTTTAGGCATTGAGGAATTATCCAAAGAAGAAATACTCCTTATCCTCGAAGAATCAAAGTCATTTTTTGAGATATCTGAAAGGGAAATAAAAAAGGTTCCTCCTCTGAGGGGAAAAACAGTTATCAATCTATTCTTCGAGCCGAGCACAAGAACAAGGTCTTCATTTGAGATTGCAGCTAAAAGATTGAGTGCCGATTTAATAAATTTCAATGCTTCCACATCCTCTCTTCTTAAGGGAGAAACTTTAAAAGACACTGTGTTGAACCTTGAGGCAATGAGGTCTGATATTATTGTACTGAGGCACTCCTACTCATATGCTGCTCATTTTGTAGCTTCATTCTGTAAGTCATCTGTTATAAATGCTGGAGATGGCTCCCATGAACATCCCACCCAGGCCTTACTCGATGGATTTACTATAAGGGAGAAAAAAGGAAAGATAGAGGGGCTGAAAGTGGTGATAGTTGGAGATATCCTTCATAGTCGTGTAGCCCGTTCGAACATATTTCTTTTAACCAAGCTTGGAGCAAAGGTGGTTCTCTCTGGACCGCCAACTCTTATTCCAGGTTATTTTGAAAGAATGGGTGTTCAGATTGAATACAATCTTGACAAAGCGCTCAAGGATGCAGATGTTATCATGATGCTCAGGATTCAGCTTGAGAGACAGGGGAAGAATTTCTTCTCATCTCTGAGAGAGTACAGAAATCTTTATTCTTTAACAAAGGAAAGAATGAAAATTGCGAAAGAGGATGCAATTATAATGCATCCAGGTCCTATAAATCGAGGTCTGGAAATCTCAGCTGATTTAGCTGAGAGTTTAAGTTCGGTAATTCTTGAGCAGGTATCCAATGGAGTGGCTGTCAGAATGGCAGTGCTTTATCTTTTATCAGGAATGAGAGAGCAGTGA
- the pyrR gene encoding bifunctional pyr operon transcriptional regulator/uracil phosphoribosyltransferase PyrR produces the protein MKEKIKAKIMDDKKMERAIARLALEVVERNKNIYNLAIIGIRTRGVYLADRIARKIEESEKVSVPVGYLDITLYRDDLSMLSSQPVVKRTEINFPVEDKDVILVDDVLFTGRTIRAAMDCIIDLGRPRTIQLVVLVDRGHRELPIRADYIGKFLPTSRREIVHVMLKEEDGRDQVLIAEPAENRLKEIKEGI, from the coding sequence ATGAAAGAGAAAATAAAAGCAAAGATTATGGATGATAAGAAGATGGAGAGAGCAATAGCCAGACTTGCTTTGGAAGTTGTTGAAAGGAACAAAAATATTTATAATCTTGCTATTATTGGAATTAGAACAAGGGGCGTCTATTTAGCTGATAGAATTGCCAGAAAGATAGAAGAGTCAGAGAAGGTGAGTGTTCCTGTTGGTTACTTAGATATAACTTTATACAGAGATGATTTGTCGATGCTTTCATCTCAACCAGTAGTTAAAAGGACTGAGATAAATTTTCCTGTGGAGGATAAGGATGTGATTCTTGTGGATGATGTTCTATTTACAGGAAGGACGATAAGAGCAGCGATGGATTGTATAATTGACCTTGGCAGACCCAGGACGATTCAACTGGTTGTTCTTGTCGACCGAGGTCACAGAGAACTTCCGATAAGGGCAGACTATATCGGAAAATTTTTGCCAACTTCAAGAAGAGAAATTGTTCATGTGATGTTAAAAGAAGAGGATGGAAGAGACCAGGTATTAATAGCTGAGCCTGCAGAAAATAGACTTAAGGAAATCAAGGAGGGGATTTGA
- a CDS encoding GIY-YIG nuclease family protein, whose product MKKFYVYILCNKRNGTLYTGITSDLVKRVYEHKNNLVNGFTKKYNVHRLVWYEIHETAETAILREKQIKKWERKWKLELIEKYNPEWNDLYENICR is encoded by the coding sequence ATGAAAAAATTTTATGTCTATATTCTTTGTAATAAACGAAATGGCACTTTATATACAGGTATAACATCAGACCTCGTCAAACGTGTTTATGAACATAAAAATAATCTGGTTAATGGTTTCACAAAAAAATATAATGTCCACCGTTTAGTATGGTATGAAATACACGAAACAGCAGAGACAGCAATTCTCAGAGAGAAACAGATAAAGAAATGGGAACGGAAGTGGAAGCTTGAACTTATTGAGAAGTATAATCCAGAGTGGAATGATTTATATGAAAACATTTGTAGATAA